CCGCCGCAGCGCAGCGAGACGTACTCCTCGGCGCAGTCGGCGTAGGCGGCCACGCTGATCTTGACCACGTCGGCCTCGCCGTTCGCGGCCATGGCGTTCAGCCGCTCCACGTCGTGCAGGGAGGTCGTGAAGCCGAGCGGCTCTCCGGGGGTCTCGGGGTCGTCGGCCGTGGTCAGGCCGTGGACCAGAGCGTGGAAGATGAAGGTGTCGTTGGGGCAAGGGGAAATAGCGAGAGAAAGCGTGCGCATTGTGCCTCCGGTCTCCTCCTCTAGCCTCGGAGGGCTGCGTTGACAAGCCGTGCGGCCGGGTCTAGGTTCCTGCACACCTCACGAAACCGGATGACTCCCCTATGGACATGAACTGGTATGATTCCCTTGGCCTCGCGGACGTCGCGCGCAAGGTCGCGGACGGAGAGCGGCTGAGCATGGAGGACGGCGAGCGCCTCTTCGCCTGCCCGGACGTCACCGCGGTCGGCGCCCTGGCACACCACGTGCGCACCCGCCTGCACGGCGACAAGACCTATTACGTGGTCAACCGCCAGATCAACTACACCAACATCTGCGTGAACGGCTGCCTGTTCTGCGCCTACGGGCGCGAGCGGGGACAGCAGGGCGCGTTCCTGCTCTCCCAAGACGAGATCCTGGCCAAGGCCCGCGAGGGCATCCCCCCGGCCGAGATCCACGCCGTGGGCGGCTGCCATCCCGAGACCCCGCTCTCCTTCTACGAGGAGATGCTGCGCGAGCTCGGCAAGGCCCTGCCCGAGGCGGAGCTCAAGTGCTTCACCCTGGTCGAGATCGCCCACTTCGCGCACCTCGAGGGCTGCTCCACGCGCGAGGTGCTCCTGCGCCTGAAGGACGCGGGCCTGGTCATGATGCCCGGCGGCGGGGCCGAGATCTTCTCGCCCGAGATCCGCACGCGCATCTGCCCCAAGAAGATCACGGGCGAGGAATGGCTGCGCATCGCGGGCGAGGCCCACGAGGTCGGCATTCCCACCAACTGCACCATGCTCTACGGCCACATCGAGAGCACGCGCCACCGCCTGGAGCACCTGGACGAGCTGCGCCGCCAGCAGGACAAAAGCCACGGCTTCGTCTGCTTCGTGCCCCTGTCGTTCCAGGCCAGGAACAATCTCCTCGGCGTGGAGCACGGCCCCACGGGCGTGGACGACCTGAAGACCATCGCCATAAGCCGCCTCATGCTCGACAACATCCCGCACCTTAAGGCCTACTGGATCATGCTCGGCACCAAGCTGGCCCAGACCGCGCTGTGGTTCGGGGCCGACGACCTGGACGGGACCATCGTGGAGGAGAAGATCGGCCACATGGCCGGGGCGGACTCCGCCGCCTCCCTGTCGCGCGAGGAGCTGAACGAGATGATCCGCGGCGCGGGCTTCACCCCGGTGGAGCGCAGCGCCCGCTTCTCGGAGCGCGGCGAGAACGCCGCGGCCAAGGAGGTCGCCTAGATGACAGCCCCGGACAACGCCCTGCTCGACGCCGCGCGCGCCAAGGCCCGGGAGGGCGGACGCCTCTCCCGCGACGAGGCCGTCGCGCTCTCTCTCGGCGAGGACTTCCACACCCTGGCGCACCTGGCGCACGCCCGGCGCATGGCGCTCCATCCCGAGCCCGTCGTGACCTACGTGGTCGACCGCAACATCAACTATTCCAACGTCTGCGTCTGCGGCTGCAAGTTCTGCGCGTACTTCGCCGGGCCCGGCGACGAGCGCGGCTTCGTGCTGAGCGAGGAGGAACTCGACCAAAAGATCGAGGAGACCATCGCGGTCGGCGGCACGCAGATACTCATGCAGGGCGGCCACCACCCGGACCTGCCGTTCTCCTGGTACGAGGAGATGCTCGCGCGCATCAAGGAGAGGCACGCCATCCACGTGCACGCCTTCTCCCCGCCGGAGATCGCCCATTTCGCCAAGACCTTCGGGCTCTCCACGCGCGAGGTCGTGAAGCGCCTGAAGGCCGCCGGGCTGGACTCCATCCCCGGCGGCGGGGCCGAGATCCTGGTGGACCGCGTGCGCTCCGCCGTGGCCCCGAACAAATGCTCCTCCGCCGAATGGCTGCGCGTCATGGAAGAGGCGCACGAGGAGGGGCTGCGCACCTCCGCGACCATGATGTTCGGCCATCTGGAGACGCCCGAGGAGCGCATCGACCACATGCTGGCCCTGCGCGAGGTGCAGGACCGAACGCACGGCTTCACGGCCTTCATCCCCTGGACCTTCCAGCCCGAGAACACGGCGCTTTCGCAGTGCCGCCCCCTGACCGCGCCGGAGTACCTGCGCACCCTGGCCGTTTCGCGTCTGGTGCTCGACAACTTCGAGAACCTGCAGGTCTCGTGGGTGACCATGGGCGCGCGCGTGGCCCAGCTGGCCCTCTTCTTCGGGGCAAACGACTTCGGCTCCACCATGCTCGAGGAGAACGTGGTGGCCGCGGCCGGAGTGCGCTTCCGCCTCTCGGAGGAGGAGATCAGGCGCGTGGTGCGCGCGGCGGGATTTGAACCCCGCCGACGCCTCATGGACTACAGCCCCGCGCCAGCCGAGTACGCCGACTAGTGTCGCGTCCATGAAAAGAGTCGATATGCTACGCAGTAGTCGTACGCGACACATGAACCGGGCGAATGCACGGTTCCGCCGCCGATGGCGGCGTGAGCAAGCAGAAAACCACGGTTTTCGGCGCAGCGATCTTCCGCAAAATACGGCTTTGCGTATTTTGCGGACGTCACACTAGGGAACCACGCGGGCGCGACCGCGTCCGCCGCATTCGGAGAACGGTACATGAACGACACCGGCGAGACCGCCGTCAGGCTCGGCAGGATCAGCTACCTGAACGTCCTGCCCATCTACTATCCCATCGAATCCGGCAACGTGCGGGGACCGCTCTCCGTGGTCTCCGCGCCCCCTGCGGAGCTGAACCTGCTCGCCCGCGCGGGCAAGCTCGACGTCAGCGCCTGCTCGTCCTTCGAGTACGCCTCGGCGGCCGACGACTACTTCCTCGTGCCTGATCTTGCCATCGGCAGCCGCGGCCACGTGCGCAGCGTGCTGCTGCTCTCGCGCCTGCCCGTGGCCAAGCTCGACGGCAAGAGCGTGCGCGTGAGCTACCAGACCCACACCTCCGTGGCGCTTCTGAAGCTCTTCTTGCAGCAGCGCGTGGGCGTGGACGTGACCTACACCACGGGCGACGTGACGCGCGCACTTGCAAGCGGCGAACGGCCGGACGCCTTCCTGGCCATCGGCGACGAGGCCATGCGGCTCAGCGCCCACCCGGACTACCCCCACCGCTGGGACCTGGGCAGCGTCTGGCTCGACTGGACCGCCCTGCCCTTCATCTTCGGCGTGTGGATCGCCCGGCGCGCCGCGGCCGCAGAGAACCCCGGCCCGGTGCGCGAGGCCTGCCGCGCCCTGGTCGAGGCCAAGGACTGGAGCAAGGCCCGGCCCGAGCTGGTGGCCGAGCTGGCCGCCGCGCAGGGCGGCTTCACCGTGCCCGACATGCGGACCTATTTCGAGGGTCTGGTCTACGACTTCGGAGAGCGCGAGAAGGACGGCCTGTCCGTCTTCTTCGAAAAGCTCGAGGGCGCTAGGATCATTCCCAAGGCGCCGAAGCTGCAGTTCCTGGAGATGTAGCGGCCGGGACGGCCGCGTGCCGCCCGTTCAGCCCCGGGCCAGAAAGCCGGGGTTGATCAGGGACTGACGGTTGTAGATGAAGGGCTCGCCGTCCAGGGTGGTCATGGAGCCGCCCGCGCCCTCCACGATGGCCTGTCCGGCCGCCGTGTCCCACTCGTAGGTCATGTTCGTGCGCGCGTAGATGTCGGCCTTGCCCTCGGCGAGGAGGCAGAACTTCCAGGCGCTGCCCGCGGCGATGCGCTCGGAGATCTCGTAGTCGGCCAGGAAGGCGTCGAGTTCCGGCGCGGAGTGGGAACGGCTGACCAGGGCGCGAAGCCCCTTGCCCGGAGCGGGCTTGGCGGTGCGGATGCGCTGCGGTGCGAACTCGCGGAACTGCTTGAAGGCCCCGAAATCCTTGCCCCCCCAGTACAAGAGCTCCATGGCCGGCACGTAGATCACGCCGAAGGCCGGAAAGTTGCGCGCCACCAGGGCGATGTTCACC
The DNA window shown above is from Desulfovibrio sp. X2 and carries:
- the cysQ gene encoding 3'(2'),5'-bisphosphate nucleotidase CysQ translates to MTYDTLVADLTDLAKQAGQEIMKIYATDFSVEYKDDHSPLTQADRLADRLITERLLEGYPGMPILSEEGNHVPYPERQSWPRYFCVDPLDGTREFVARNGEFTVNIALVARNFPAFGVIYVPAMELLYWGGKDFGAFKQFREFAPQRIRTAKPAPGKGLRALVSRSHSAPELDAFLADYEISERIAAGSAWKFCLLAEGKADIYARTNMTYEWDTAAGQAIVEGAGGSMTTLDGEPFIYNRQSLINPGFLARG
- the mqnC gene encoding cyclic dehypoxanthinyl futalosine synthase, which produces MTAPDNALLDAARAKAREGGRLSRDEAVALSLGEDFHTLAHLAHARRMALHPEPVVTYVVDRNINYSNVCVCGCKFCAYFAGPGDERGFVLSEEELDQKIEETIAVGGTQILMQGGHHPDLPFSWYEEMLARIKERHAIHVHAFSPPEIAHFAKTFGLSTREVVKRLKAAGLDSIPGGGAEILVDRVRSAVAPNKCSSAEWLRVMEEAHEEGLRTSATMMFGHLETPEERIDHMLALREVQDRTHGFTAFIPWTFQPENTALSQCRPLTAPEYLRTLAVSRLVLDNFENLQVSWVTMGARVAQLALFFGANDFGSTMLEENVVAAAGVRFRLSEEEIRRVVRAAGFEPRRRLMDYSPAPAEYAD
- the mqnE gene encoding aminofutalosine synthase MqnE encodes the protein MDMNWYDSLGLADVARKVADGERLSMEDGERLFACPDVTAVGALAHHVRTRLHGDKTYYVVNRQINYTNICVNGCLFCAYGRERGQQGAFLLSQDEILAKAREGIPPAEIHAVGGCHPETPLSFYEEMLRELGKALPEAELKCFTLVEIAHFAHLEGCSTREVLLRLKDAGLVMMPGGGAEIFSPEIRTRICPKKITGEEWLRIAGEAHEVGIPTNCTMLYGHIESTRHRLEHLDELRRQQDKSHGFVCFVPLSFQARNNLLGVEHGPTGVDDLKTIAISRLMLDNIPHLKAYWIMLGTKLAQTALWFGADDLDGTIVEEKIGHMAGADSAASLSREELNEMIRGAGFTPVERSARFSERGENAAAKEVA
- a CDS encoding menaquinone biosynthetic enzyme MqnA/MqnD family protein, giving the protein MNDTGETAVRLGRISYLNVLPIYYPIESGNVRGPLSVVSAPPAELNLLARAGKLDVSACSSFEYASAADDYFLVPDLAIGSRGHVRSVLLLSRLPVAKLDGKSVRVSYQTHTSVALLKLFLQQRVGVDVTYTTGDVTRALASGERPDAFLAIGDEAMRLSAHPDYPHRWDLGSVWLDWTALPFIFGVWIARRAAAAENPGPVREACRALVEAKDWSKARPELVAELAAAQGGFTVPDMRTYFEGLVYDFGEREKDGLSVFFEKLEGARIIPKAPKLQFLEM